Below is a window of Thunnus maccoyii chromosome 16, fThuMac1.1, whole genome shotgun sequence DNA.
TAAGGGCCACATCAGTAGTTTAAATACACCATGATTATGGAATAACGTGTGCTGCCATCATTTTTTACATAACTAACCAACTAAGGTTTGTTTACACATCCAATAAGTAATTAAGGAAATTTCTTGAAATTGCATCCCTACTATAGAATCTGCATACACAGGCAACTTCCACCTTCTGAAGTCCCCATGTGCAACTTTTAAGTGATTATAGCCTTTTGTCTTTCAAATTACTCTGATGACAatggtttttgtttgtagaaaaattgATGATCTAAGTGAAAGCTGTAGTATTGGTCGCCGTCAGCCCCTCATTCTCAAAGAGTAATCAGCCTGCATTGCTGTCTGCACTACAGTACCTTTTTGGATACAACCACCAAAGATTGCCAGTGTCAAAATTTTAAACCCTACCAATAGGGGCTttaataaaaattttaaaaatcacataattTCCAGGCACAATGTAAACTCACCAGTGCGCGGTTCGTTCATCGGTCGGCAGGCAGTCCACTGGTTCTGATGTGGGTCGTACCTCTCAATGCTGGAGAGGTGAGAAACTCCGTTGTGTCCGCCCACCACAAATATGAAGCCGAGCATGACGCCGACTCCAAAGTTGATCCTCTTATCTGCCATGGGGGCTACCATTTCCCAGGCATCCTTGCTGGGGTCGTACCGCTCCACACTGTGTAGAACAGATGCAGCATAATTAACATGAACGCATAAAAGTTAACAAGACTTAAGagtttacagccatgctagcggctctgtgaggctgtacttaagACACAGCAATGCTTTGTGCTAAATCCTAACATGCTGCTGTTATCTTAGACTATGTTCATCAATTAGTGTGTTAGTAtggtaacatttgctaattagcaataaagaaaaagtacagccaaggttgatgggaatgtcattagttatATTATTTAGttataaatcaaagtattgaacaaatttaaatgttgatctgatgatggtgctagattaAGTTAAGGAGTCACCAAAGTTAtaacaattcatcctgagggagacGTGTGTGCCAAATATCATGATTATCTATTCAGCAGATGTTGAGACGTTCACtctaaaccacaaatgtgaacctcatggtgacaTACAGGAAAATTaaggggatcaccaaagacaTTAGGATTCCTActttggggaccatgaatgtctgtacaaaattgtATGCCAATCCATCAAATAATTGTTGAGATGTTCCAAAGTGGTGGACAAACCGACAGGCCAACACTGCCATCCATAAAAAATGTTCTCAGTCAACACTGGTTGTACAAAATCCTGagatttgttgatttgttgatttatgTTTGATTCTGAAACGGCTTGTGACTGATCTCAGATGTCCTTGAATGCACCAACGAGAGTTTTTCAAATAGTTCCTTCTCACAACTCCATAACCACATGCCAAAAAACCATGTCCGTATTCTAAGTCATCGATTTTGCAGTCAGAGAATGAATATATATCATATGGATATACATGATAATTGAGCAGCTACCTTACTGCTGCCAAACTAAAAAGTTTGGGAGGTAATGAAGTACTGCGGTCTGTTTACTACCAGTTTAATACTAAAGTACTTTAAACTGCAATCCCTTTGCGAACCTCCAGCTTCACACTACATTCGAATTCAAGCCTctaaaagtagatttttatAATGTACTGCTGGAATAAACTGAAACCAATGTCTGTCTGGAGAATTTCAGAAGTAATGTTAAGTGTATTCAACTTGTatacaacatgcaaaaccaTCTGTGTGCTCCTTCAACATATCAATTTCAGGGATAGAAAACCTGCTGTGAAATGGGTCAAATGAAACCCCTAACAGTCACTGGAAAACCAGCAATTTGTTTTGCAGCACGCAAGGACAAATGAGCCATAAGCCAttggggaggaggggagggggggagaaaTCAGTCCCTGAAGATTCTCTGTCCAAACACATTCTCCTGAGGGGTTTCGGGAGTCAAGGAAACAAGCAACAGAGACGCTGCTCTCTAGAGatccacagcaacaacagaggtctaacCAGCAGCACACAGGCTCTACGAAACTTCAGCTAGCACTTCTGTTATGACTCCTCTTCACTCATTAACAGGCCCTTGGCCATTTTCTCAGCAACATTTGACATCCTTCACTTGATTGCCAGTTCTATTAAATAACTAACAGAACCTTGAGAGACACGGCCTGGTTAGGAGGTCTGAAGGGCTAGAAGCTTTTCACTGGGATATcaaagactttttctttttttttttttttttttttaaaaaaaaaaaaaaggtgtggtAGAGCACCACAACCTTATGTTACTGATGTCAAATGTCATCTGTAGGAACAAAGAAAGGTTAGGTGCATGTTTTGATCCTATGTGGCTTTCTGCAGTCTTCACATTATAGAGAAACATCAGAGGGAGTGGTTACAGGTGAAGTAAAAGTGGAGTACTATAACATACATGGACAAATAAACAGACCAGCTACAGAGGAGGTATATGAATGAACAGTGAGTAGTTAATTATCAGGTCATAAACTGAACAGCAtacaatatttactgtatgtttgagatgcatgttttcactattttataaattacacacacacacacacacacacacacacacacacacacattagaagTGTCAAATTATGTCCTTCAAGTTTTGGCACTTTCATATAAGGCTATTAGTATCTTAGATATATAAGTAATGGAAAAATTACCCATCCTTAATTTTGAGCACCTCATATTATAAAAACCCACTAGCAGATAACATACTAGATACTAGATAAAACAATTCAGTGGTAGTACCTGTTCATATGGGCTGGGCCATAGCCTCCAATAGCGTACACCATGCCATCCAGCACAGCGGTGGCAAAGCAACTGCGGGACTTTGTCATGGGTGCCACAGGCTGCCACTCCTTCAACTTGGGGACGTATTTCTCCACCGACTGGAGGTAATACTGGCCGTCATAGCCTCCCAGGGCGTACAGCTCTCCAGCCAAGACCACCACGCCAAGTGTGCTGCGGCACTCTGCCATACGCTCCACCGAGGACCAGGTGTTGCTTTCGGGGTCCCAGCTTTCCACTGTGCTCTCGTGTCTCCTATAGCTAATGCCCTGTCTCATGTGTGTAGCGATGCCTCCCACCACATACACCTTGTGGTCTAGCACTGCCACTCCAAACTCATATCTGGGTACACTGAGCGGGGCCAGTCCTATCCATGAATCTGTCTGAGGGAAATACATTTCCATGCTGCAAGAGAAAGAGGAATGATACCCAAtaagtctgtttgtttttaaatacagaacatgaagaagacaaagacaataCAGAAGTTTTGAGTGTTGCTTTAAACTATTATCTACATAATTTTGGCATTACCTTTCTAATGTGGCAAACAGTCCAGCCTTGCCTCCTACTGCAAGCAGCACCTTCGGGGCACACCTGGGCCGTGCAGACAACACAGTCTGATAGGAGAGCCGGTGTTCAGGCATAAAATGATATTTCAGGGCCTCATTGAGCAGGTGCTTGCACGCGTGGTCATCTCGTATAAGGTGGTTGGCTTCATATAGGCGAGTGAGAAATTTGACGCTGAGGAGTGGAAGGCGCACACAGTGCAGCAGCTGAGCTAGATGCTGCTGTCTCTCAGTTACATCATATTTGATCCATGATTCCAGGGCGTAAAATACAGTCTCCTCTG
It encodes the following:
- the LOC121914057 gene encoding kelch-like protein 28; this translates as MDQQDQSYMFASLTRPHSEQLLQGLQLLRQDHELCDIVLRVGDAKIHAHKVVLASISPYFKAMFTGNLSEKETSEVEFQCIDETALQAIVEYAYTGTVFISQETVESLLPAANLLQVKLVLKECCSFLESQLDAGNCIGISRFAETYGCHDLCLAATKFICENFEEVCQTEEFFELTRAELDEIVSNDCLKVVTEETVFYALESWIKYDVTERQQHLAQLLHCVRLPLLSVKFLTRLYEANHLIRDDHACKHLLNEALKYHFMPEHRLSYQTVLSARPRCAPKVLLAVGGKAGLFATLESMEMYFPQTDSWIGLAPLSVPRYEFGVAVLDHKVYVVGGIATHMRQGISYRRHESTVESWDPESNTWSSVERMAECRSTLGVVVLAGELYALGGYDGQYYLQSVEKYVPKLKEWQPVAPMTKSRSCFATAVLDGMVYAIGGYGPAHMNSVERYDPSKDAWEMVAPMADKRINFGVGVMLGFIFVVGGHNGVSHLSSIERYDPHQNQWTACRPMNEPRTGVGSAIVDNYLYVVGGHSGSSYLNTVQRYDPISDSWLDSSGMMYCRCNFGLTAL